One segment of Nostoc flagelliforme CCNUN1 DNA contains the following:
- a CDS encoding IS701 family transposase, with protein MVQPRPAAPTVKFVDEYCQWYKSLFSDVRSFEAFKYLHVGCVSDLKRKTLPEIAKIVGLDNQQGLHHFLTSSPWDIEKLRILRLELILQVLKGRPIILIIDETGDKKKGNKTDYVKRQYIGNLGKVENGIVAVTAYGVFCGMTFPLLFEVYKPRERLKPGDKYRTKPEIAAILMRKLESMGFNFNLVLADSLYGESGKNFITVLDEFKKNYIVAIRSNHSLKLLPRQHTQYLKWHKFKRVFSDLSSENRFIREIIHGKRSENRYWQITTDREKLPGNTTWYVMSRYPDLTPRDVGNFYGLRTWVEYGLKQSKNELGWADYRLTHYPDIERWWEIVCSSYLMVSLHSEQMQSSVPKSPSKLASHPWWNDKKGWKNILNNLRLIIQPFTLFNLIYPWLTVFPIPQLSLGFSKLQSIIYRLTSSIFISLTHPDFYFSSA; from the coding sequence ATGGTACAGCCCCGTCCAGCCGCACCAACAGTCAAATTTGTGGACGAATATTGCCAGTGGTATAAAAGCCTGTTTTCAGATGTTAGGAGTTTCGAGGCTTTTAAATATCTCCATGTAGGCTGCGTTTCTGATCTAAAACGTAAAACATTGCCAGAAATAGCAAAAATTGTAGGATTGGATAACCAGCAAGGGTTGCATCATTTTTTAACATCATCACCTTGGGATATAGAAAAGTTAAGAATCTTGCGATTAGAGCTAATTTTACAAGTGCTAAAAGGCAGACCAATTATTCTAATTATTGATGAGACAGGAGATAAGAAGAAAGGGAATAAAACAGATTATGTGAAACGGCAGTATATAGGAAACTTGGGGAAAGTAGAGAATGGAATTGTGGCAGTGACAGCGTATGGTGTGTTCTGCGGGATGACTTTTCCACTACTGTTTGAAGTATATAAGCCTCGTGAAAGGTTAAAGCCAGGGGATAAGTATCGCACTAAACCTGAAATAGCGGCAATACTGATGAGAAAGCTAGAATCAATGGGTTTTAACTTTAACTTAGTACTGGCAGATAGTTTATATGGTGAAAGTGGTAAGAACTTCATAACTGTATTAGATGAATTCAAGAAAAACTATATAGTAGCAATTCGCTCAAACCATTCTTTAAAGCTACTTCCAAGACAACACACTCAATATTTGAAGTGGCATAAGTTTAAACGAGTATTTTCTGATCTGAGTAGTGAAAATAGGTTTATCAGAGAAATAATTCATGGTAAACGTAGTGAAAATAGGTACTGGCAGATTACCACAGATCGAGAGAAATTACCTGGTAACACTACTTGGTATGTGATGAGTAGATACCCAGACCTTACACCAAGAGATGTGGGAAACTTTTATGGTTTAAGAACTTGGGTTGAGTATGGGTTGAAGCAAAGCAAGAACGAATTAGGTTGGGCAGATTATCGGCTAACTCACTACCCGGATATTGAACGCTGGTGGGAGATTGTTTGTAGCAGCTATTTAATGGTTAGCCTCCACTCTGAACAAATGCAGTCTTCTGTGCCAAAATCTCCATCAAAGCTAGCTTCGCATCCCTGGTGGAACGATAAAAAAGGCTGGAAGAATATTCTTAACAATCTCCGTTTAATAATTCAACCTTTTACCTTATTTAACCTAATATATCCCTGGTTAACAGTTTTTCCTATTCCCCAATTGTCCTTGGGCTTTTCTAAACTTCAATCTATTATTTATAGACTCACTAGTTCAATTTTTATTTCCCTAACTCACCCTGATTTCTACTTTTCCTCTGCCTAG
- a CDS encoding phage tail protein has product MAAEYSVSSGFSLSGGTLGGQIAVKSFSGLKMDVEVSSNCVGNQQGGKKKLEPRPGPTKPGQPTFVCPIPKGDKKLADWWKKLNPNAQLGTYTTEDLMFTFAGDGGAVHAQWQLKGVFPMSYQVSDADSGAAELAAETIQLCITEIERMQ; this is encoded by the coding sequence ATGGCAGCAGAATATAGTGTAAGTTCTGGTTTTAGCCTTAGTGGGGGCACTTTGGGTGGACAAATAGCAGTAAAAAGCTTTAGTGGTTTAAAAATGGATGTTGAAGTGTCTTCTAATTGTGTCGGTAATCAGCAGGGAGGAAAGAAGAAGCTAGAACCTAGACCAGGTCCAACAAAGCCTGGGCAACCAACGTTTGTTTGCCCAATACCTAAGGGTGATAAAAAATTAGCGGATTGGTGGAAAAAATTAAATCCTAATGCTCAACTAGGTACTTATACAACTGAGGATTTGATGTTTACTTTTGCAGGGGATGGTGGAGCAGTTCATGCTCAATGGCAACTAAAAGGCGTCTTCCCCATGAGTTACCAGGTGTCTGATGCAGATTCTGGCGCTGCCGAGCTTGCTGCTGAAACAATTCAACTGTGCATTACAGAAATTGAGCGGATGCAATAA
- a CDS encoding phage tail sheath family protein, with protein sequence MARLDYFAPGVYVEEVDRGSRPIEGVSTSVAGFIGFTEDIRGGAEIFKPMLVTSWTQYLEYFARRNSNGFTDFDAYLPFSVRGYFLNGGGRCWVTSIGTQLPSIGLENSKRQAPRLEVPRRGDRPSLNLSIRPEHFDNGPIKIEIQDGIPRALPPAKNDNKTSDQIKGQSQGTDKVEIPHNPREFFSLKVCRDDQVLEQYNHLSMDPKPQTQAATYVVEALKNSKYISIGDIAQPGPPLARRPLNGEYELLPPAPNSTSEEFASEVEGDRSKRTGVLGIFEIDEITMICFPDLMRAYEAQILNIEQVHGVMETMISMSEGSASGNMPGATNRMVVLDPPPDRTRPQDVVDWLDEFGRRSMFGALYYPWVKVPNPRNAGRSILVPPSGHIMGVWGRTDETRGVYKAPANEVPKGITGLAYDVNFREQELLNPLGINCIRKFPNRGIRIWGARTLVEPDKTEWRYISVRRLISYIERSIEVGTQWAVFEPNDQQLWTQVRYCVMNFLERIWREGALFGANPEQAFYVKCDEENNTPETMTLGRLYIDVGVCPVRPAEFVVFRISQWNALQNENDN encoded by the coding sequence ATGGCTAGACTAGACTACTTTGCACCAGGTGTTTATGTTGAAGAAGTTGATCGCGGCAGTCGTCCGATTGAGGGCGTTAGTACTTCGGTCGCAGGATTTATCGGCTTTACTGAAGATATACGAGGTGGGGCCGAAATCTTTAAACCCATGCTTGTCACCAGTTGGACTCAGTATCTTGAATACTTTGCCCGACGCAACTCTAACGGGTTCACAGACTTCGATGCGTACTTACCTTTCTCAGTTCGAGGATATTTCCTGAATGGAGGCGGACGTTGTTGGGTTACAAGTATTGGAACCCAACTCCCCAGTATTGGGCTAGAAAATTCAAAACGGCAAGCACCTCGCTTAGAGGTTCCAAGACGTGGCGATCGCCCAAGTTTAAATTTATCCATCCGGCCTGAACACTTCGATAACGGACCCATTAAAATCGAAATTCAGGATGGAATACCTCGTGCGTTACCTCCTGCGAAGAATGACAATAAAACAAGCGACCAGATTAAAGGTCAATCGCAGGGAACGGATAAAGTAGAAATACCTCATAATCCACGTGAGTTTTTCTCTCTAAAAGTGTGCCGAGACGATCAAGTGCTTGAGCAATACAATCACTTGAGTATGGATCCAAAACCCCAAACGCAGGCTGCAACCTACGTTGTTGAGGCTCTGAAAAACTCTAAGTATATTTCGATTGGAGATATTGCCCAGCCCGGACCGCCCTTAGCCCGACGGCCCTTGAATGGCGAATACGAACTACTGCCTCCAGCACCGAATTCTACATCTGAGGAATTTGCTAGTGAAGTAGAAGGCGATCGGAGCAAACGAACTGGCGTTCTCGGCATCTTTGAAATCGACGAGATCACAATGATATGTTTTCCGGATTTAATGCGAGCCTATGAAGCTCAAATTTTAAACATTGAACAAGTTCATGGTGTGATGGAGACTATGATCAGCATGTCTGAAGGTTCTGCTAGCGGCAATATGCCAGGAGCAACGAATCGAATGGTTGTGTTAGATCCTCCTCCCGATCGCACTAGACCTCAAGATGTCGTTGATTGGTTAGATGAGTTTGGTCGTCGTTCCATGTTTGGCGCTCTCTATTATCCGTGGGTTAAAGTACCCAATCCTCGAAATGCAGGGCGTTCAATTCTTGTTCCTCCTTCTGGCCACATAATGGGCGTATGGGGTAGAACAGATGAAACGCGAGGGGTTTATAAGGCTCCTGCGAATGAAGTTCCTAAAGGGATAACTGGTTTAGCCTACGATGTCAACTTCAGAGAGCAAGAGCTTCTTAACCCACTCGGTATCAACTGCATTCGTAAATTCCCCAACCGAGGAATCCGCATTTGGGGTGCCCGGACTCTGGTAGAACCTGACAAAACAGAATGGAGATACATCAGTGTCAGACGACTCATCAGCTATATTGAGCGTTCCATTGAAGTGGGAACTCAGTGGGCTGTCTTTGAGCCGAATGACCAACAGTTGTGGACGCAAGTGCGATATTGCGTTATGAACTTTTTAGAGCGCATCTGGCGTGAGGGAGCTTTATTTGGTGCTAATCCTGAGCAAGCTTTCTACGTGAAGTGTGACGAAGAAAACAATACGCCTGAAACGATGACCTTGGGTCGTTTGTATATCGATGTTGGTGTATGCCCAGTGCGTCCGGCTGAATTTGTGGTTTTCCGCATTAGTCAGTGGAATGCTCTGCAAAATGAAAACGACAACTAA
- a CDS encoding sigma-70 family RNA polymerase sigma factor, producing MVLNFTKNNGIPVLPKRRDNLNKFSTYIVLGSENNQLALQWKHQPSLQRNLKLYEDNHPEFSNLFCHQDKGIDIAIFWRKVAFDESQLIADWEPSNKTQLAYEHLASYFEEKCYWAAKDLCKDRNANSWEEYLCIARLLVYNPLKLKEILAKYNYESANIDTYITNILINHIKFSAEINRFSRWRLLCKKSDKELIEALKVFGIIEPEISLIIFARKYFKQVYLISKVKNPTRTTGKKWIAPDEEDFEKSAQCYNAEKVLPTAPHEVFANSTKVTAKQIQDWMEICIKALKSYPISILPKFSLDAFQSGKFEVKSELQVSEIEWENISSTEDTREQGFLANQANSILSEQLQSMKLDAQKILLLYYGFGLNQKQLADRLGMNQSTISRYLTKSTIKLLEAIARISQPQQWVKQYVRRWLENEYHAPVHSDLIQAALVSAIKKLANEEREILQLYYGEQMDEIKIASQLGISLNEIATRVTKARNILQDKLMQEINVWIKEYLEKWLSNYYKFLLKVVLKNEYKSGKEEFKLEEKISLMETYIQNQLY from the coding sequence ATGGTACTTAATTTTACCAAAAATAATGGTATTCCTGTACTACCAAAGCGGAGGGATAATCTTAACAAATTTTCTACCTATATTGTGCTAGGTAGCGAAAATAATCAATTAGCGTTGCAATGGAAACATCAACCTTCTCTGCAACGTAATTTGAAATTATATGAAGACAACCATCCGGAGTTTTCTAATTTATTTTGCCACCAGGATAAAGGAATAGACATCGCAATTTTTTGGCGAAAAGTAGCATTTGATGAATCACAATTAATAGCAGATTGGGAGCCAAGCAATAAAACACAACTTGCCTATGAACATTTAGCAAGTTACTTTGAAGAAAAATGCTATTGGGCTGCCAAAGACTTATGTAAAGACCGTAACGCCAATTCTTGGGAAGAATATTTATGTATTGCTAGATTGCTAGTTTACAACCCACTAAAATTGAAAGAAATTTTAGCTAAATATAATTATGAAAGTGCGAACATAGATACATATATAACTAACATACTAATAAATCATATTAAATTTTCAGCGGAAATTAATAGATTTTCCCGGTGGAGATTGTTATGCAAAAAAAGTGATAAAGAACTCATAGAAGCCCTAAAAGTATTCGGAATTATCGAGCCAGAAATTTCATTAATTATTTTTGCTAGGAAATACTTTAAGCAAGTTTATTTAATTAGTAAAGTTAAAAATCCAACCAGAACTACAGGTAAAAAATGGATAGCCCCTGACGAAGAAGATTTTGAAAAATCTGCTCAATGTTATAACGCAGAAAAGGTATTACCAACTGCACCGCATGAGGTATTTGCTAACTCTACTAAGGTGACTGCAAAACAAATTCAAGATTGGATGGAGATTTGCATTAAAGCTTTAAAAAGTTATCCGATATCAATCCTACCGAAATTTTCACTTGATGCCTTCCAATCAGGTAAATTTGAAGTTAAATCAGAATTACAAGTTTCGGAAATCGAATGGGAAAATATATCAAGCACTGAGGATACAAGAGAACAAGGATTTTTGGCGAATCAAGCTAATTCAATTTTATCTGAGCAACTTCAATCCATGAAACTGGATGCTCAGAAAATTTTACTTCTCTATTATGGGTTTGGACTCAATCAAAAACAACTAGCAGATAGATTAGGAATGAATCAAAGTACAATTTCTCGTTATCTAACTAAATCTACAATCAAATTATTAGAAGCTATAGCAAGAATCTCCCAACCACAACAATGGGTTAAACAGTATGTAAGACGATGGTTAGAAAACGAGTATCATGCACCAGTACACTCAGATTTGATTCAAGCAGCTTTGGTATCAGCCATCAAGAAATTAGCAAATGAAGAACGCGAGATTTTGCAACTTTATTATGGAGAGCAAATGGATGAGATAAAAATTGCTTCTCAGTTAGGTATTAGCTTGAATGAAATAGCTACAAGGGTTACTAAGGCAAGAAATATCTTACAAGACAAATTAATGCAGGAAATAAACGTTTGGATTAAAGAATATTTAGAAAAATGGTTGAGTAATTATTACAAATTTCTACTAAAAGTAGTGTTAAAAAATGAATATAAATCAGGAAAAGAAGAATTCAAACTAGAAGAAAAGATTTCCCTAATGGAAACATATATCCAAAATCAGTTGTATTAA
- a CDS encoding DUF1822 family protein, translating to MLSLSDFVNIDVKHIWLQVETAEQEKVWQLSQHHSNAIAIYNAYLNRICLSRLLTWFQVSLQESTLRAEVFPSEETLPTILEIVNGTAIKVGETKIVFVPTETIDIEELCVPREWVDISSWAADYYISVQVNLDDDDDDCWIRVCGFATHRQLKNEGKYNSSDRTYSLPIEQLTENFTLLFATLGLRWREEVPSEVNLSAAEAQNLLQTLSEASIYSPRVHLDIPFAQWAALISNEQWRQKLYNQRLSQEKNPVSTVNKYLSPSIEAMKSVSVDSSLIQVNLNEWFQKLFAAGWQPLDEVLNSQLGNLAFEFRSFSGTSKTGVNGVKLIDLGVQLGGQSLALMLALSQEEDNKIAIIVQVHPTGNKKYLPQNLKVMLLESGNILQEIESRSLDSYIQLNRFKGLSGTSFSIQLTLDNFRMTENFSI from the coding sequence ATGTTGAGTTTATCAGATTTCGTAAATATTGACGTTAAGCATATTTGGTTGCAGGTAGAGACAGCCGAACAAGAAAAAGTATGGCAGCTTTCCCAACACCACTCAAATGCGATCGCAATTTACAATGCTTATCTTAATCGCATCTGCTTGAGCCGCTTACTCACTTGGTTTCAGGTGTCCTTACAAGAATCCACGTTACGCGCAGAGGTATTTCCTAGTGAAGAAACTTTACCTACGATCTTAGAGATAGTAAATGGCACAGCAATTAAGGTGGGTGAAACCAAGATAGTATTCGTGCCGACTGAAACAATAGATATAGAAGAATTGTGCGTACCGCGAGAATGGGTAGATATTAGTAGTTGGGCAGCCGACTATTATATATCAGTGCAGGTAAATTTGGATGACGATGATGATGATTGTTGGATACGAGTATGCGGGTTTGCTACCCATCGTCAATTGAAAAACGAAGGCAAATATAATTCAAGCGATCGCACTTATTCTTTACCTATCGAACAGTTAACTGAAAATTTTACCTTACTTTTTGCTACACTGGGATTGCGTTGGCGAGAAGAGGTTCCATCTGAAGTAAATTTGTCAGCAGCAGAAGCTCAAAACCTATTGCAGACATTAAGTGAGGCTTCTATTTATTCTCCCAGAGTACATTTAGATATACCATTTGCTCAATGGGCGGCATTAATTTCCAACGAACAGTGGCGACAAAAACTGTATAATCAACGTTTAAGCCAAGAAAAAAATCCTGTATCCACTGTTAATAAATACTTGTCACCAAGCATAGAGGCAATGAAGAGCGTCTCTGTAGACTCCTCATTGATTCAAGTGAACCTTAATGAATGGTTTCAGAAGCTGTTTGCAGCAGGATGGCAACCTCTTGACGAAGTTTTAAATTCACAACTAGGAAATTTAGCATTTGAGTTCAGAAGTTTTTCTGGAACTAGTAAAACAGGTGTAAATGGTGTCAAGCTAATTGATTTGGGTGTACAATTAGGAGGACAATCTTTAGCACTGATGCTTGCTCTCTCGCAGGAAGAAGACAATAAAATTGCTATCATCGTCCAAGTTCATCCCACTGGTAATAAGAAATATTTGCCACAAAATCTCAAAGTTATGCTTTTAGAATCGGGAAACATTCTACAAGAAATTGAATCTAGAAGTCTAGATTCCTACATTCAACTTAACCGTTTTAAAGGTTTAAGCGGAACTAGCTTTTCTATTCAACTGACTCTTGATAATTTTAGAATGACAGAAAATTTTTCTATTTGA
- a CDS encoding Pvc16 family protein — translation MSNGLAIAAITAVFKNLLEDGLVQNAALSSMGNVLVTTLPPDQISIGVDGQPQLNLFLYQVSENRNADLGKSDAKGGKLRNQPAHHQASTEEGTILPLAINLHYVLTAYGNKDFQTEILLGYVIQLMHQTPVLSNATIRAMLNHVATINRSGLLAQAIESTSVEALTEQLDQVRIAPNLFDTEQMSRLWSLLQGSYRPSIAYEVSMMFIASKKSSLAPGSSKEALNQPQIEKIVAWPTDGEIVAGSSLIIYGKNLSEDITLLRLNGGENLLEPQIVEDNRILFKLPQNLYAGVHKVQVVHQQLYKYQNCKDLEVVSNEQTFVLHPTIQFSVKEESCNP, via the coding sequence ATGAGTAATGGATTGGCGATCGCAGCGATAACAGCTGTATTCAAAAACTTATTAGAAGACGGCTTGGTTCAGAATGCAGCACTGTCGAGTATGGGAAATGTGCTAGTAACCACACTTCCCCCAGATCAGATTTCTATTGGAGTCGATGGTCAACCTCAGCTAAATCTATTTCTCTATCAGGTTTCAGAAAACCGTAATGCAGACTTAGGTAAGAGCGATGCCAAAGGCGGCAAGCTACGCAACCAACCAGCCCATCATCAAGCCAGTACAGAAGAAGGTACAATTCTCCCCTTAGCTATCAATCTCCATTATGTATTGACCGCCTACGGAAACAAAGACTTTCAGACAGAAATACTGTTGGGTTATGTCATACAGCTTATGCATCAAACTCCGGTTTTATCCAATGCCACGATTCGAGCAATGCTAAATCATGTCGCAACCATCAATCGTTCCGGTCTTTTGGCACAAGCGATTGAATCGACTTCTGTTGAAGCTTTAACCGAGCAGTTAGACCAAGTAAGGATCGCGCCAAACTTGTTTGATACAGAACAGATGTCCAGATTGTGGTCACTGTTGCAAGGTTCTTATCGACCTTCAATTGCCTACGAAGTATCGATGATGTTTATTGCATCTAAGAAATCTTCCCTTGCTCCAGGTTCTAGTAAAGAGGCATTGAATCAACCGCAAATTGAGAAAATTGTTGCATGGCCTACAGATGGTGAGATTGTAGCGGGGAGCAGTCTAATTATCTATGGGAAGAATCTTAGTGAGGATATAACTCTGCTCCGTCTGAACGGAGGAGAAAACCTATTAGAACCACAAATTGTTGAAGACAACCGAATTTTGTTTAAACTGCCTCAAAATTTATATGCTGGGGTTCACAAGGTTCAAGTTGTTCATCAACAACTATATAAGTACCAAAACTGTAAAGATTTAGAGGTAGTGTCGAATGAGCAGACTTTCGTTTTGCATCCAACTATTCAGTTTTCTGTTAAGGAGGAAAGCTGCAATCCCTAG
- a CDS encoding phage tail protein → MSEPTLLMAGSFSITLQLDGSIDRLDGIFKECGGFDFNQEVIQFREVTSERWGNANKGRSRLTKLPGNAVGGNLTLRRGLNISKSFWLWFSSVQEGNWFKQRRTISVTFNQGTTPQVAFQFTEAWPTKYRIAEMKTDTSDIEIEEIEIAYEGFERISI, encoded by the coding sequence ATGAGTGAACCAACTTTATTGATGGCAGGTAGCTTCTCTATAACCTTGCAACTTGATGGCTCCATTGATCGTTTGGACGGAATTTTTAAGGAGTGTGGTGGTTTTGACTTTAACCAAGAGGTTATCCAGTTTAGAGAAGTCACTAGCGAGCGCTGGGGGAACGCCAATAAAGGACGCTCCCGACTGACCAAGCTTCCTGGTAACGCAGTAGGTGGAAATCTAACCTTACGCAGAGGCCTAAACATTTCCAAGAGTTTTTGGCTATGGTTTTCGTCGGTGCAAGAGGGTAACTGGTTCAAACAGCGCAGAACTATATCAGTCACTTTTAATCAAGGGACTACCCCCCAAGTAGCCTTTCAGTTTACAGAAGCTTGGCCAACCAAATACCGGATTGCAGAGATGAAAACGGATACAAGTGATATAGAAATTGAGGAAATAGAGATCGCTTATGAAGGGTTTGAACGAATATCAATTTAG
- a CDS encoding ATP-binding protein, which produces MYASTDIGAWFESNTNYFIMVLNQLHEIIENYVKEPNDSPNMEFISLKKDQFELGMKEVAATMTSPPALEQLCQRFKLSEFERFILVFCAGIEIDVRFSELCAEADKDNSQYHPTFALALSALPNPHWSALAPDGALRYWKLIDLGSGSTLTSTSLHINERILHYLIGVKTTDSLLTEITELPSYTQRLIPSHQCLADSIKALWELNSFQNSPPIIQLCGSEMEDKTDIAQAVCQHFNLQVSLLNCHRIPLKPDELETFIRRLERECILERRALLLVCEDIDRSDKLQLASLHQLLEELECFAIVTTLSPLQGIKRQIIRFDVPKPLPQEQLITWQTSVAELKTQLNEQEKYIPDSNKLLEDLQELTSQFQLSTSMIRRACAAAVGQLTMPSTPSLKQALWQSCRIQARPGLDELAERIESKLSWEDLVLPPLQKEILKEISAHVRQKSKVYEKWGFASKSRRGLGITALFSGPSGTGKTLAAGVLANELNLDLYRIELSAVVSKYIGETEKNLQQIFNAAESGGVILLFDEADSIFGKRSEVKDSKDRNANLEVSYLLQRMESYPGMAILTTNLQSNLDPAFMRRLRFVTQFSLPDAAHRAEIWRRIFPPDTPTECLNFEKLAQLNAPGGNIRIIALNSAFMAADAEEPVQMKHILKATQTEYEKLGKSLTSVEISGWI; this is translated from the coding sequence ATGTATGCTTCAACTGATATTGGTGCTTGGTTTGAATCTAATACAAACTATTTTATTATGGTTTTAAACCAGCTCCATGAAATTATTGAGAACTACGTGAAAGAGCCTAATGATAGCCCTAATATGGAATTTATAAGTCTAAAAAAAGATCAATTCGAGCTAGGGATGAAGGAAGTAGCAGCGACGATGACATCTCCTCCAGCTCTTGAGCAACTTTGTCAAAGGTTTAAACTTTCAGAGTTTGAGCGGTTTATATTGGTGTTTTGTGCAGGTATTGAAATCGACGTACGTTTTTCAGAGTTATGTGCTGAAGCCGACAAGGACAATAGTCAATATCATCCAACATTTGCTTTGGCTCTTAGTGCACTGCCTAATCCCCATTGGAGCGCTTTGGCACCCGATGGAGCACTTCGCTATTGGAAACTGATCGACTTAGGCTCAGGTAGTACCCTGACCAGCACATCTCTTCATATAAATGAGAGAATTCTTCATTATCTTATAGGTGTGAAAACAACAGACTCGTTACTGACAGAAATTACTGAGCTACCATCGTACACACAACGACTAATTCCTTCTCATCAATGCTTGGCAGATAGTATAAAGGCTCTATGGGAATTGAATTCATTTCAGAATTCTCCGCCTATCATTCAGCTATGTGGTTCAGAGATGGAGGATAAAACTGACATTGCCCAAGCTGTCTGTCAGCATTTTAATTTACAAGTAAGTCTTTTGAACTGCCATCGTATCCCTCTCAAACCCGATGAATTAGAGACTTTTATCCGCCGACTGGAAAGAGAATGTATTTTGGAGCGTAGAGCGCTCCTTCTAGTTTGTGAGGATATTGATCGTTCCGACAAGCTACAACTCGCTTCTCTCCATCAACTGCTTGAGGAACTAGAATGTTTTGCGATCGTTACGACACTTTCTCCACTTCAAGGCATAAAGCGTCAAATAATTCGCTTTGATGTTCCTAAACCCCTACCTCAAGAACAGTTAATTACCTGGCAAACCTCTGTGGCCGAACTCAAAACTCAACTCAATGAGCAAGAGAAATATATACCAGACTCAAATAAGCTGCTGGAAGACTTGCAGGAACTCACGTCTCAGTTTCAACTTAGTACCTCTATGATTCGTCGAGCCTGTGCGGCAGCTGTTGGGCAGTTGACAATGCCATCCACTCCTTCCCTAAAACAGGCTCTATGGCAAAGCTGTCGCATCCAAGCTCGTCCTGGATTAGATGAGCTTGCAGAGCGAATTGAATCTAAATTGTCTTGGGAAGATTTAGTATTACCGCCCCTTCAGAAGGAAATTCTAAAAGAAATTTCGGCTCATGTCCGACAGAAGTCCAAAGTATACGAAAAGTGGGGATTCGCATCTAAAAGTAGACGCGGGCTGGGTATTACAGCACTTTTTTCTGGGCCTAGCGGAACCGGAAAAACTCTGGCAGCAGGTGTTCTTGCCAATGAACTGAACCTCGATCTGTATAGAATTGAACTTTCTGCTGTTGTCAGTAAGTACATTGGCGAAACTGAGAAAAATCTACAGCAGATATTTAATGCGGCTGAGAGCGGGGGTGTAATTTTGCTTTTTGATGAGGCAGACTCTATTTTTGGTAAACGGAGTGAAGTTAAAGATTCTAAAGATCGCAATGCCAATCTAGAAGTCAGTTATCTACTTCAGCGAATGGAATCCTATCCAGGAATGGCTATTTTAACGACGAATTTACAGAGTAATTTAGACCCTGCATTCATGCGGCGACTTCGGTTCGTGACTCAATTTTCTCTCCCAGATGCCGCCCATCGAGCTGAAATTTGGCGACGGATTTTTCCACCTGATACCCCAACCGAATGCTTAAACTTTGAAAAACTGGCTCAACTTAACGCTCCTGGCGGTAATATCCGCATCATTGCCCTCAACTCAGCCTTTATGGCCGCCGATGCAGAAGAGCCTGTCCAAATGAAGCATATTCTTAAAGCAACTCAAACAGAGTACGAAAAACTAGGGAAATCATTAACGAGCGTAGAAATTTCTGGCTGGATTTAA